In a genomic window of Ipomoea triloba cultivar NCNSP0323 chromosome 3, ASM357664v1:
- the LOC116012466 gene encoding disease resistance protein RPP13-like isoform X1, which translates to MAISLVTLLNTIHFHFLQPLPCLSVDDTERIMIESLCKKLRCLQAFLEHSEKNNINCPAWIGLETEIRDVAAEAETKIDNINCPSASHPKKCLQFSERFSYWIQSLKSLVHPKKKYINCPAWRGLETEIRDVAAEVESKIELQLYQLYNEEDAPVEPCESLHQTLQQVMGDIESLERRIQQIESNRNHSVEPPRRNAAIQNIKADSSSKRCTEPENVMVGCDDEFETIKNKLISDSNNLEVISITGMGGIGKTTLAQRVYNDEAAIASYFDIRAWTTVSQQHNLREMLRDLLGSNDNNPDVSYLASQLRQRLLGHRYLIVIDDIWSTQAWDGIHRCFPKDFNGSRILLTTRLKQVAGYVSSGNNLYSMRFLNFNESWNLFYKKVFVEKKFPLEFEKIGRDVVKKCQGLPLTIIVVAGLLSSSSNKPSPNQWENVVANLDLLLDTDPEKKCSKMLSLSYNHLPLHLKVCFLYFGVFPEDSIIKVKKLIRLWIAEGFLKLELNKATEEVAYAYLQDLVDRGLVQIDKLSSFDNKIKYCKVHDVLHSFSLREAEREKLLCVINENNNVHELELGVGLATSSLDRKACRRVVSYQLSHIDAEPITQISRSHELRSFLHLPRHSIVGVSCNNSRILPYSKLLRVLNMSLCYLNHLPREIVDLVHLRYLALSIDKRACFNGYQLCKQLCKLRCLQTIIITNEPWHSFSPNNILGMPQIRHVHFSPRTLYYHHLPKLVQGNLQTLSWLSLPQRLQTEPDFKVIPNVKELGIHLMGFTWDLQPHISMEGLLNLHQLENLKFERDGGCLKCDSKVLKAFPSNLKKLTLIRTNFSWEDMAIISTLPNLEVLKLREDAFCGPEWKATGNGFCKLKYLEVNRLLSLKHWSVDADHFPILECIFLYLCPDLVEFPTGFGEINTLRLIDLKRCHLSLVTSAKKLQEERRDLGDDRLVLREFYTYRLIGTHYEAIGSEVGAVN; encoded by the exons ATGGCTATTTCTCTTGTCACTTTACTAAATACAATACACTTCCATTTTCTACAACCTCTTCCTTGTTTGAGTGTTGATGATACAGAAAGAATAATGATCGAATCTTTGTGTAAGAAGCTCCGGTGTTTGCAAGCCTTTTTGGAGCATTCTGAGAAGAACAACATCAACTGCCCGGCATGGATAGGCTTGGAGACAGAGATCAGAGATGTAGCTGCTGAAGCAGAGACCAAAATTGACAACATCAACTGTCCCTCAGCGTCCCACCCAAAGAAGTGCCTACAATTCAGTGAGAGATTTAGTTACTGGATTCAATCGTTGAAATCCTTggtacacccaaaaaaaaaatacatcaacTGCCCGGCATGGAGAGGCTTGGAGACAGAGATCAGAGATGTAGCTGCTGAAGTGGAGAGCaaaattgaattacaattatATCAACTCTACAACGAGGAAGATGCCCCTGTTGAGCCTTGTGAGAGTCTTCATCAGACCTTGCAACAAGTAATGGGAGACATTGAATCACTTGAACGGAGGATTCAGCAGATTGAGAGCAATCGCAATCACTCTGTAGAGCCGCCAAGAAGAAACGCAGCAATACAGAATATCAAAGCTGATAGCTCCTCCAAACGTTGTACAGAGCCCGAGAATGTAATGGTAGGATGTGACGATGAGTTTGAAACCATCAAGAACAAGCTCATTTCAGATTCAAATAACCTGGAAGTCATCTCAATCACAGGGATGGGAGGCATCGGCAAGACTACTTTAGCTCAAAGAGTCTACAATGATGAAGCTGCAATTGCTTCTTATTTTGACATTCGAGCATGGACTACTGTATCTCAACAACACAATCTTAGAGAAATGCTCCGTGACCTTCTCGGTTCTAATGACAACAACCCAGATGTCTCTTATCTGGCAAGTCAACTACGCCAAAGGTTGTTGGGTCACAGGTATCTCATTGTTATAGATGATATATGGAGCACTCAAGCATGGGATGGCATTCATAGATGTTTCCCAAAAGATTTCAATGGGAGTCGAATATTGCTGACTACACGGCTCAAACAGGTGGCTGGCTATGTTAGTTCTGGTAACAATCTTTATTCCATGCGATTCTTAAATTTCAATGAAAGTTGGAATTTATTTTACAAGAAAGTatttgtagaaaaaaaattcCCTCTTGAATTTGAGAAAATTGGTAGAGATGTTGTTAAAAAATGTCAAGGATTACCTCTAACAATTATAGTGGTTGCTGGGCTTCTTTCTTCCTCATCCAACAAGCCATCACCAAATCAGTGGGAGAATGTTGTTGCAAATTTGGATCTGTTGCTTGACACTGATCCCGAAAAGAAATGTTCAAAAATGCTCTCACTAAGTTACAACCACTTGCCTCTGCATTTGAaagtttgttttttatattttggggTTTTCCCAGAAGATAGTATTATTAAAGTGAAAAAGTTGATTAGGCTATGGATTGCTGAGGGATTCTTAAAGTTAGAGTTGAATAAGGCCACGGAAGAAGTGGCATATGCTTACTTACAGGATCTTGTGGACAGAGGTCTAGTTCAAATTGATAAGTTGAGTAGTTTTGACAACAAAATAAAGTATTGTAAGGTCCATGATGTGCTGCATAGCTTTAGCTTGAGAGAGGCTGAGAGGGAGAAGCTTTTGTGTGTTATAAATGAGAATAATAATGTGCATGAGCTTGAGCTTGGTGTTGGATTAGCAACAAGCAGCTTGGACCGAAAAGCTTGCCGTCGGGTCGTCAGTTATCAATTAAGCCATATAGATGCTGAGCCAATTACTCAAATTAGTCGATCCCATGAATTGCGTTCTTTTCTACATCTTCCTCGTCATTCTATTGTCGGTGTTTCCTGCAACAATTCCAGAATACTTCCCTATTCTAAACTGCTAAGGGTGTTGAACATGAGTCTATGTTATCTAAATCACCTGCCAAGGGAAATAGTGGATCTTGTTCATTTGAGATACTTGGCCCTATCCATTGACAAGAGGGCGTGTTTTAATGGTTACCAATTGTGTAAGCAATTGTGTAAGCTTCGATGTTTGCAGACTATCATCATTACTAATGAGCCTTGGCATTCTTTTTcaccaaataatattttggGTATGCCACAAATAAGGCATGTTCACTTCTCCCCCAGGACTCTTTATTACCACCATCTCCCAAAGTTGGTTCAAGGAAATCTACAAACTCTATCTTGGTTGAGTCTACCTCAACGCTTGCAAACTGAGCCAGACTTCAAAGTGATTCCAAACGTGAAGGAACTTGGGATTCACTTAATGGGATTCACTTGGGATTTACAACCACATATTTCAATGGAAGGTCTTCTCAATTTGCATCAGCTAGAgaacttaaaatttgaaagagaTGGAGGTTGTCTGAAATGTGACAGCAAAGTTCTAAAAGCTTTTCCATCAAATCTCAAGAAGTTGACCCTCATAAGAACAAATTTTTCATGGGAGGATATGGCCATTATTAGCACATTGCCTAACCTTGAGGTTCTAAAACTGAGAGAGGATGCTTTCTGTGGTCCAGAGTGGAAAGCAACAGGAAATGGCTTCtgcaaattaaagtatttgGAAGTTAATAGACTTTTAAGTCTCAAGCATTGGAGTGTGGATGCTGATCATTTCCCCATTCTTGAATGCATATTTCTTTATCTCTGTCCTGATTTGGTGGAATTTCCAACTGGTTTTGGTGAGATTAACACATTGCGGTTAATTGATTTAAAGCGTTGTCACTTGAGCCTTGTGACTTCTGCTAAAAAATTGCAAGAAGAGCGGCGGGATCTTGGAGACGATAGACTTGTTCTCCGTGAATTTTATACATACCGTCTCATAG GCACACACTATGAAGCAATTGGTTCTGAAGTCGGAGCAGTCAATTAG
- the LOC116012466 gene encoding disease resistance protein RPP13-like isoform X2, giving the protein MAISLVTLLNTIHFHFLQPLPCLSVDDTERIMIESLCKKLRCLQAFLEHSEKNNINCPAWIGLETEIRDVAAEAETKIDNINCPSASHPKKCLQFSERFSYWIQSLKSLVHPKKKYINCPAWRGLETEIRDVAAEVESKIELQLYQLYNEEDAPVEPCESLHQTLQQVMGDIESLERRIQQIESNRNHSVEPPRRNAAIQNIKADSSSKRCTEPENVMVGCDDEFETIKNKLISDSNNLEVISITGMGGIGKTTLAQRVYNDEAAIASYFDIRAWTTVSQQHNLREMLRDLLGSNDNNPDVSYLASQLRQRLLGHRYLIVIDDIWSTQAWDGIHRCFPKDFNGSRILLTTRLKQVAGYVSSGNNLYSMRFLNFNESWNLFYKKVFVEKKFPLEFEKIGRDVVKKCQGLPLTIIVVAGLLSSSSNKPSPNQWENVVANLDLLLDTDPEKKCSKMLSLSYNHLPLHLKVCFLYFGVFPEDSIIKVKKLIRLWIAEGFLKLELNKATEEVAYAYLQDLVDRGLVQIDKLSSFDNKIKYCKVHDVLHSFSLREAEREKLLCVINENNNVHELELGVGLATSSLDRKACRRVVSYQLSHIDAEPITQISRSHELRSFLHLPRHSIVGVSCNNSRILPYSKLLRVLNMSLCYLNHLPREIVDLVHLRYLALSIDKRACFNGYQLCKQLCKLRCLQTIIITNEPWHSFSPNNILGMPQIRHVHFSPRTLYYHHLPKLVQGNLQTLSWLSLPQRLQTEPDFKVIPNVKELGIHLMGFTWDLQPHISMEGLLNLHQLENLKFERDGGCLKCDSKVLKAFPSNLKKLTLIRTNFSWEDMAIISTLPNLEVLKLREDAFCGPEWKATGNGFCKLKYLEVNRLLSLKHWSVDADHFPILECIFLYLCPDLVEFPTGFGEINTLRLIDLKRCHLSLVTSAKKLQEERRDLGDDRLVLREFYTYRLIGTHYEAIGSEVGAVN; this is encoded by the exons ATCAACTGCCCGGCATGGATAGGCTTGGAGACAGAGATCAGAGATGTAGCTGCTGAAGCAGAGACCAAAATTGACAACATCAACTGTCCCTCAGCGTCCCACCCAAAGAAGTGCCTACAATTCAGTGAGAGATTTAGTTACTGGATTCAATCGTTGAAATCCTTggtacacccaaaaaaaaaatacatcaacTGCCCGGCATGGAGAGGCTTGGAGACAGAGATCAGAGATGTAGCTGCTGAAGTGGAGAGCaaaattgaattacaattatATCAACTCTACAACGAGGAAGATGCCCCTGTTGAGCCTTGTGAGAGTCTTCATCAGACCTTGCAACAAGTAATGGGAGACATTGAATCACTTGAACGGAGGATTCAGCAGATTGAGAGCAATCGCAATCACTCTGTAGAGCCGCCAAGAAGAAACGCAGCAATACAGAATATCAAAGCTGATAGCTCCTCCAAACGTTGTACAGAGCCCGAGAATGTAATGGTAGGATGTGACGATGAGTTTGAAACCATCAAGAACAAGCTCATTTCAGATTCAAATAACCTGGAAGTCATCTCAATCACAGGGATGGGAGGCATCGGCAAGACTACTTTAGCTCAAAGAGTCTACAATGATGAAGCTGCAATTGCTTCTTATTTTGACATTCGAGCATGGACTACTGTATCTCAACAACACAATCTTAGAGAAATGCTCCGTGACCTTCTCGGTTCTAATGACAACAACCCAGATGTCTCTTATCTGGCAAGTCAACTACGCCAAAGGTTGTTGGGTCACAGGTATCTCATTGTTATAGATGATATATGGAGCACTCAAGCATGGGATGGCATTCATAGATGTTTCCCAAAAGATTTCAATGGGAGTCGAATATTGCTGACTACACGGCTCAAACAGGTGGCTGGCTATGTTAGTTCTGGTAACAATCTTTATTCCATGCGATTCTTAAATTTCAATGAAAGTTGGAATTTATTTTACAAGAAAGTatttgtagaaaaaaaattcCCTCTTGAATTTGAGAAAATTGGTAGAGATGTTGTTAAAAAATGTCAAGGATTACCTCTAACAATTATAGTGGTTGCTGGGCTTCTTTCTTCCTCATCCAACAAGCCATCACCAAATCAGTGGGAGAATGTTGTTGCAAATTTGGATCTGTTGCTTGACACTGATCCCGAAAAGAAATGTTCAAAAATGCTCTCACTAAGTTACAACCACTTGCCTCTGCATTTGAaagtttgttttttatattttggggTTTTCCCAGAAGATAGTATTATTAAAGTGAAAAAGTTGATTAGGCTATGGATTGCTGAGGGATTCTTAAAGTTAGAGTTGAATAAGGCCACGGAAGAAGTGGCATATGCTTACTTACAGGATCTTGTGGACAGAGGTCTAGTTCAAATTGATAAGTTGAGTAGTTTTGACAACAAAATAAAGTATTGTAAGGTCCATGATGTGCTGCATAGCTTTAGCTTGAGAGAGGCTGAGAGGGAGAAGCTTTTGTGTGTTATAAATGAGAATAATAATGTGCATGAGCTTGAGCTTGGTGTTGGATTAGCAACAAGCAGCTTGGACCGAAAAGCTTGCCGTCGGGTCGTCAGTTATCAATTAAGCCATATAGATGCTGAGCCAATTACTCAAATTAGTCGATCCCATGAATTGCGTTCTTTTCTACATCTTCCTCGTCATTCTATTGTCGGTGTTTCCTGCAACAATTCCAGAATACTTCCCTATTCTAAACTGCTAAGGGTGTTGAACATGAGTCTATGTTATCTAAATCACCTGCCAAGGGAAATAGTGGATCTTGTTCATTTGAGATACTTGGCCCTATCCATTGACAAGAGGGCGTGTTTTAATGGTTACCAATTGTGTAAGCAATTGTGTAAGCTTCGATGTTTGCAGACTATCATCATTACTAATGAGCCTTGGCATTCTTTTTcaccaaataatattttggGTATGCCACAAATAAGGCATGTTCACTTCTCCCCCAGGACTCTTTATTACCACCATCTCCCAAAGTTGGTTCAAGGAAATCTACAAACTCTATCTTGGTTGAGTCTACCTCAACGCTTGCAAACTGAGCCAGACTTCAAAGTGATTCCAAACGTGAAGGAACTTGGGATTCACTTAATGGGATTCACTTGGGATTTACAACCACATATTTCAATGGAAGGTCTTCTCAATTTGCATCAGCTAGAgaacttaaaatttgaaagagaTGGAGGTTGTCTGAAATGTGACAGCAAAGTTCTAAAAGCTTTTCCATCAAATCTCAAGAAGTTGACCCTCATAAGAACAAATTTTTCATGGGAGGATATGGCCATTATTAGCACATTGCCTAACCTTGAGGTTCTAAAACTGAGAGAGGATGCTTTCTGTGGTCCAGAGTGGAAAGCAACAGGAAATGGCTTCtgcaaattaaagtatttgGAAGTTAATAGACTTTTAAGTCTCAAGCATTGGAGTGTGGATGCTGATCATTTCCCCATTCTTGAATGCATATTTCTTTATCTCTGTCCTGATTTGGTGGAATTTCCAACTGGTTTTGGTGAGATTAACACATTGCGGTTAATTGATTTAAAGCGTTGTCACTTGAGCCTTGTGACTTCTGCTAAAAAATTGCAAGAAGAGCGGCGGGATCTTGGAGACGATAGACTTGTTCTCCGTGAATTTTATACATACCGTCTCATAG GCACACACTATGAAGCAATTGGTTCTGAAGTCGGAGCAGTCAATTAG